A single genomic interval of bacterium harbors:
- a CDS encoding cbb3-type cytochrome c oxidase subunit I has product MDRLSIWWIRGALIYFVVGVTLGALLLLHKTWSWDMLWWRLLPLHIYTMLLGFMIPFIIGVAHWILPRNDGPHDRGNPKLIITAWVLWHTGLIAGLVSEISGSARSAITLSVALCNSVAVMIMFTQLWRRLRLFKQIYNGK; this is encoded by the coding sequence ATGGATCGCCTCAGTATATGGTGGATTCGCGGCGCGTTGATTTATTTTGTAGTCGGCGTTACGCTCGGCGCACTTTTACTTTTGCACAAAACCTGGTCATGGGATATGCTCTGGTGGCGTTTGCTGCCGCTGCACATCTACACCATGTTGCTCGGTTTTATGATTCCTTTTATCATCGGCGTAGCACACTGGATACTGCCGCGCAACGACGGCCCCCATGATCGCGGCAATCCCAAACTCATTATCACCGCCTGGGTGCTATGGCACACCGGCCTCATCGCCGGACTCGTTTCCGAAATCTCCGGATCGGCACGGTCCGCGATCACATTGAGCGTGGCTTTGTGCAATAGCGTTGCCGTTATGATCATGTTCACCCAGCTATGGCGACGTCTTCGATTATTCAAACAAATCTATAACGGCAAATGA